The following proteins are encoded in a genomic region of Reichenbachiella sp.:
- a CDS encoding alpha-amylase family glycosyl hydrolase yields the protein MKLQQLSIVILGLIMAASCTSDQSIKEEPASLTNWNKKVFYEIFVQSFADSNGDGIGDIPGMTSKLDYLSDLGVDAIWLMPMSPSPSYHKYDVVDYRAIHPDYGTMEDFKTFINEAHKRNIKVVMDFVINHSGYDHPWFQDAMTGKHAKYRDYYVWADKDSIAEQIAKKETSFDSDNIRQWHPVEEDNPVGEHYYGFFYGGMPDLNYDNPLVREEMYDAGKFWLEQIGVDGFRLDAAKHIYPDDRATDSHAFWKEFKTKMEEVNPDVYLIGEVWADAATASPYAAGFTSLFNFDRAFSILESINKERVVAANIAGHGYEIDSNANLTEVINTSLPWFKKYNSDFVEASFLSNHDQNRVASVLGDDASKIKLSASLLFTLPGTPYIYYGEEIGMLGMKPDENIREPMLWDELSNDEMRTSWMEATYTTDESVRSVAFQQKEKKSILNHYKGLINLKKQDVFSLGDIQNLAFEGTSIIAFTRRYGDESVAVVHNLADQSQTLNAELLKGYNTLVWQEGKVERTESAIELQARGSVIYKK from the coding sequence ATGAAACTACAACAACTTTCTATTGTAATTTTAGGTTTGATTATGGCTGCTTCCTGTACATCGGATCAATCCATAAAAGAAGAACCTGCCTCGTTGACCAACTGGAATAAAAAGGTGTTTTACGAAATTTTCGTACAGTCCTTTGCTGACTCCAACGGAGATGGAATCGGGGATATTCCAGGAATGACCTCAAAGCTGGACTATCTGAGTGATCTTGGAGTAGATGCCATCTGGTTGATGCCTATGTCTCCATCACCGAGTTATCACAAGTATGATGTGGTTGACTATAGAGCGATACATCCAGATTATGGTACGATGGAAGATTTCAAAACTTTCATCAATGAGGCGCATAAACGAAACATCAAAGTGGTGATGGATTTTGTTATTAACCACAGTGGTTATGATCATCCATGGTTTCAGGATGCGATGACCGGTAAGCATGCGAAATACAGAGATTACTATGTATGGGCAGACAAGGACTCCATAGCCGAGCAAATTGCTAAAAAAGAAACCTCGTTCGATTCAGATAACATTCGCCAGTGGCATCCTGTTGAGGAGGACAATCCAGTGGGAGAACATTATTATGGATTCTTTTATGGCGGCATGCCGGATCTCAATTATGATAACCCTTTAGTCAGAGAGGAAATGTATGATGCTGGCAAATTCTGGTTGGAACAAATAGGAGTGGATGGGTTTCGATTGGATGCTGCCAAGCATATTTATCCGGACGACAGAGCTACAGATAGTCATGCTTTTTGGAAGGAGTTTAAAACTAAAATGGAGGAGGTTAATCCTGATGTATACTTGATAGGTGAGGTATGGGCCGATGCCGCCACCGCTTCACCATATGCAGCGGGATTTACCTCATTATTCAATTTTGATCGCGCCTTTAGTATTCTGGAGTCAATAAATAAGGAAAGAGTAGTGGCTGCAAATATCGCAGGTCATGGCTATGAAATAGACTCTAATGCGAACCTGACGGAGGTGATCAACACTTCTTTACCTTGGTTCAAAAAGTATAACTCTGATTTCGTCGAAGCAAGTTTTTTGAGTAATCATGACCAAAATAGAGTAGCTTCAGTATTAGGAGATGACGCGTCTAAAATTAAACTTTCGGCTTCGTTGCTATTCACTTTGCCGGGTACACCATATATATACTATGGTGAGGAAATTGGCATGCTGGGTATGAAGCCAGATGAGAACATTAGGGAGCCAATGCTTTGGGATGAGCTGTCCAATGATGAAATGAGAACTTCCTGGATGGAAGCCACTTATACTACCGATGAATCTGTCCGTTCAGTGGCATTTCAACAAAAAGAAAAGAAGTCTATTTTAAATCATTACAAAGGATTAATTAACCTTAAAAAACAAGATGTTTTCTCTTTGGGTGATATTCAGAACCTTGCTTTTGAAGGGACATCCATTATTGCATTCACTCGGAGATATGGAGATGAATCTGTCGCTGTAGTGCATAATCTCGCTGATCAGTCACAAACACTTAATGCAGAACTACTCAAAGGCTACAATACCTTGGTATGGCAAGAAGGAAAGGTAGAGCGCACGGAGTCGGCAATTGAATTGCAGGCTAGAGGTAGTGTGATATATAAAAAATAA
- a CDS encoding alpha-amylase family glycosyl hydrolase, whose protein sequence is MNKILLCLIFISTLSFGQVTTDPVFPIADQEVTITVDVSSTGLAGYSDDLWIWTWVDKTSGDIDAPTNVNPATAAQSAALMTRSDSDGDIYTITFTPTTFFGVADDEIEKIGLLLKGADWSDGQTPDYDFDVLSDQFAVSFTSPSLFPILVDASTAIEVAVVASESATLTLKVNDVQVTSASNTTTLDHTLTAETEGIHEVTIEANNGSEVVEKSFTYTVRSATVEAARPAGVIDGINYHTDKTKVTLSLLAPLKTSVYVVGDFTDWKIDPDYQMAKDGEHFWLEVTGLTSGQEYAFQYLVDEAIWIADPHADKILDPDDQWISESTYPGLMDYPEGALHSKWYENRAAVLQTNQTTYTWENTNFKKPEKEDLMVYELLVRDFLGEDHMNYQAMIDTLDYIKDLGVNTIELMPIMEFGGNDSWGYNPTFMFAADKAYGTKNDLKEFVDKAHGKGMAVILDMVMNQNDIPSPYAQMYFDFDEFKPTAENPWFNQEPKHPFNVFSDINHESIYTQNWLDSVNHYWLNEFKFDGYRFDLSKGFTQVDSDDDVSAWGKKDDSRIALLKRMADEIWSHTPDAYVILEHFADNDEEKELSDYGMMLWGNIYHDYNQAAMGFGGSIELAYYEDRGWTNNYLISYMESHDEERQMYQLQNFGKTSGSYSIKDFNTAIDRLKQSAAFFFTVPGPKMIWQWGEYAYDIPIDENGRTGRKPEKWEYLENAKRRELYLTYKELMKLRNEYDVFTKGDFTWSPDGVQKSIHISNSDTSVTVIGNFDVSSGSINPEFQHTGTWYDFISGEEIEVTNTSNTIKLSPGEFHIYTDKKLHTPAAGIVTSIDSRQLNEQLMFYPNPANDVLNIDLAGLRVEAKEYEWVISNILGQAVQSGRLVPTQTTTLNVSTLTKGLYTFRLKNGNQSISRKFIKN, encoded by the coding sequence ATGAACAAAATCTTACTTTGTCTAATTTTTATATCTACCCTAAGTTTTGGGCAGGTTACTACCGATCCTGTTTTTCCAATCGCTGATCAAGAGGTCACTATTACTGTGGATGTGTCCAGCACTGGCTTGGCAGGTTATAGTGATGATTTATGGATTTGGACTTGGGTGGATAAGACCTCGGGCGACATAGATGCCCCCACCAATGTAAATCCAGCCACAGCAGCCCAAAGTGCTGCGTTAATGACCCGATCGGATAGTGACGGTGATATTTATACTATTACGTTCACACCCACTACATTTTTTGGAGTAGCGGATGATGAAATTGAAAAAATTGGGCTTCTTTTAAAAGGAGCAGACTGGAGTGATGGACAAACGCCAGATTATGATTTTGATGTATTGTCCGATCAATTTGCTGTTAGCTTTACTAGTCCATCTTTGTTTCCTATTCTAGTGGATGCCTCGACGGCTATTGAGGTAGCTGTAGTCGCTTCTGAATCGGCTACTTTGACACTGAAAGTAAATGATGTCCAAGTTACTTCTGCAAGCAATACTACCACATTAGACCATACGCTGACAGCCGAGACAGAGGGTATACACGAAGTAACTATTGAAGCCAACAATGGATCAGAAGTAGTGGAAAAAAGCTTTACTTATACGGTCCGATCGGCCACTGTAGAAGCGGCCAGACCTGCCGGTGTCATTGATGGTATTAATTATCACACAGATAAAACCAAAGTAACGCTGAGCCTGTTGGCACCATTGAAAACCTCTGTCTATGTGGTTGGGGATTTTACTGATTGGAAAATCGACCCTGATTATCAAATGGCCAAAGATGGCGAACATTTTTGGTTAGAGGTGACTGGTTTGACCAGTGGTCAAGAGTATGCTTTCCAATATTTGGTGGACGAAGCCATTTGGATTGCAGATCCTCATGCCGACAAAATATTAGACCCAGATGATCAATGGATTTCTGAATCGACCTACCCTGGGCTTATGGACTATCCCGAAGGGGCGTTGCATTCTAAATGGTACGAGAATAGAGCGGCTGTTTTGCAAACCAATCAAACTACCTATACTTGGGAAAATACGAATTTTAAGAAGCCGGAGAAAGAAGATTTGATGGTTTATGAATTGCTGGTAAGGGACTTTTTAGGTGAGGATCATATGAATTACCAGGCGATGATAGATACACTAGATTACATTAAAGACCTGGGAGTAAATACCATAGAGCTAATGCCTATTATGGAATTTGGTGGAAATGATAGTTGGGGTTATAACCCAACGTTCATGTTTGCAGCAGACAAAGCTTATGGTACAAAAAACGATTTAAAAGAGTTTGTGGATAAAGCACATGGAAAGGGCATGGCAGTAATACTGGATATGGTTATGAATCAAAATGATATCCCATCTCCCTATGCCCAAATGTATTTTGATTTTGATGAATTCAAGCCCACGGCGGAAAACCCGTGGTTCAACCAGGAACCTAAACATCCTTTTAACGTGTTTTCAGATATCAACCATGAAAGCATCTATACCCAAAACTGGTTGGATTCTGTCAATCATTATTGGTTGAATGAATTCAAATTTGATGGTTATCGATTTGATTTATCCAAAGGGTTTACGCAAGTAGATTCGGATGATGATGTGAGTGCATGGGGTAAAAAGGATGATTCGAGAATTGCCCTCTTGAAACGCATGGCTGATGAAATTTGGTCTCATACTCCAGATGCTTATGTGATTCTTGAACACTTTGCTGATAATGATGAGGAAAAGGAATTATCAGATTATGGTATGATGCTTTGGGGTAATATTTATCATGATTACAATCAGGCTGCTATGGGATTCGGAGGGTCTATTGAATTGGCCTATTATGAGGATCGAGGTTGGACCAATAATTACTTAATTTCTTACATGGAGAGCCATGATGAGGAAAGACAAATGTATCAACTGCAGAATTTTGGAAAAACGAGCGGCAGTTATAGCATCAAAGATTTTAATACGGCCATAGATCGTTTGAAACAATCGGCTGCTTTCTTTTTTACTGTGCCCGGACCGAAGATGATCTGGCAATGGGGAGAATATGCTTATGATATTCCCATTGACGAAAATGGACGAACCGGACGAAAACCCGAGAAATGGGAGTACTTAGAAAATGCCAAAAGAAGAGAGTTGTATTTGACCTACAAGGAACTGATGAAATTAAGAAACGAATACGATGTGTTTACCAAAGGTGATTTTACGTGGTCGCCTGATGGTGTTCAGAAGTCTATCCATATTTCTAATTCGGATACCAGCGTCACAGTGATTGGAAACTTTGATGTGAGTTCGGGTTCAATAAATCCTGAGTTTCAACATACAGGCACCTGGTATGATTTTATCTCTGGAGAGGAAATTGAGGTGACCAACACTAGCAATACGATTAAACTTAGTCCGGGTGAATTTCACATCTATACCGATAAGAAGCTTCACACGCCTGCGGCGGGAATTGTTACGTCGATTGATTCAAGGCAGCTGAATGAGCAGTTGATGTTTTATCCAAATCCAGCAAATGATGTCTTGAACATTGATCTGGCTGGTTTGAGAGTTGAAGCCAAGGAGTATGAGTGGGTGATTTCAAATATCTTGGGGCAAGCAGTACAAAGTGGTAGGCTGGTGCCTACTCAGACAACCACGCTCAATGTATCGACTTTGACCAAAGGGCTATATACTTTTAGGTTGAAAAATGGTAATCAATCCATTTCAAGGAAATTCATCAAAAACTAA